A section of the Triticum dicoccoides isolate Atlit2015 ecotype Zavitan chromosome 7A, WEW_v2.0, whole genome shotgun sequence genome encodes:
- the LOC119330167 gene encoding mitochondrial pyruvate carrier 4-like → MASKIQAFLNHPAGPKTIHFWAPTFKWGISIANIADFAKPPEKISYPQQIAVACTGVVWSRYSMVITPKNWNLFSVNVAMAGTGLYQLSRKIRKDYFSDDGKEVAAASLEG, encoded by the exons ATGGCTTCAAAGATTCAAGCCTTCTTGAACCATCCCGCTGGCCCCAAAACCA TTCATTTTTGGGCTCCAACATTTAAATGGGGGATCAGCATTGCGAACATTGCTGACTTTGCTAAGCCTCCAGAAAAGATATCCTATCCTCAGCAAATTG CGGTTGCCTGCACTGGAGTCGTCTGGTCACGCTACAGCATGGTTATCACACCG aaaaactGGAACCTTTTCAGCGTCAACGTTGCGATGGCAGGCACAGGCCTGTACCAGCTTTCCCGTAAAATAAG GAAAGATTATTTCTCCGATGATGGAAAGGAGGTGGCTGCTGCATCACTGGAAGGATAG